The DNA region TTGCAGGCGGGCAATAATCTTTTACTTTTCGTAACTGATCACCAAGATGAAGCTTCTGCTATCGATCCATCCGTGCTCATAAATGGTATAGAGGCAGCGGTAAATGATGGTCGTCTCGACGAGACGGTAATAAATGAAAATGCTAAAAAACTTCTTACTCTACGTTCCCAACTTGCCAGATAATCTCAAACTTTTTTCTACTGCTCTTGATCTAGGTCTACCTTGAGTACCTGGTCTCTCGTTATTATGGTTGCGATAGCGACCACTATGGCCCTCCAGGATATTATTACAAAAGGACTTCTTCGGAAGTCTTTTTGTTAGTTACTAAGCACGAGATTTTATACTATGATAAATAAGTATCATTCCAGTTGAGGAGGGTAAATGCTTGGCAGTCACTTGCGGGTTATGCTCGACAGGTGTGTGGAATGCATGGCCGTTGGCGCCGAAGACCGACAGCTTGACTTCCTTCCGGTATGTAGTCAATTAGACGGTTGTCGACTAGAGTGTGCCGCCTACTTGGCGAAAAGGCTCGAGCAATTCACCAACAATCGCCTCACCGTACGAGCGCTATCTGGTGCTGCCATTACAGTAAGCCCAGGAGGCCTCGATAATCTGTTTTTGGCAGTTTGCGCTGCGTCGACACCTCCTGGGCCGATCACTGTCCTCGCGGATGAGATGATGCCATACATTATCTCTCCGGATAAAGGAATAGGCTGCTCAAGGATATAGCAGAGAAGTCCTCAGGCTAGCGGCCAAAAGCTGCCGGTCTGAGGGCTACTAGCTTACCTCTCAGCAATAAAAAGACGTACAAGTGTACGTAGTGATTTTTCAGGAGTGTCGACCGCACGGTGGCGGTTCGGGGCCGGGTGATGTCGGTGATCGTGGTGAGCATCTCTGCCATAATATTTTCGTAAAAAATTACCCCTGATGATTTTTGAAAAAAGTCCTCTGCTATACTAGAAAAATGAACTCATCAACTCTATTTCAGTACTGCCAAAAACTCATTGTTCTATCAAACGACAAGTCGAAAGTATTGTTAGCACGCCGTAAGGGCGAGATGGATTACGACGGGGTCTATTCATTTATTGGCGGCAAGATGGAGGTTACCGACGAAACTATTCTGGCGGGGATGAAGCGTGAAAAAGACGAAGAAATCGGCAAGAATGCCAAGATAGCAGTATTACCTAATGAAACCTACAATTTACTTTTTCGTAAAAAAGACGGTAATAGTATGATATTGCCGCATATTGCGGGCATGTTTATATCTGGTGATATTACTTTGAACGACGAGTATAGTGATTTTGAGTGGGTAAAGATAGACGAACTTGAAACATTTGGGCCAAAGATCGAGAACATTCCTGAACTCACAAAATGGGCTCACGATAAACTACAAAAGAGTGATGAGTCTCAATTAGTCCAGATTTGACTTCATGACTTACGAGGATATTAGTCATGTATTATTAATATTAATTTCTATTCTTCGATGAGGGGATGCCTGGTGGAAAATTATTTTTACCTGCGCCTGGCGGGTATCTTTTTATGCGATTGTTTTTGTGAGTTTACAGATTTTTTGTGTCCGGTTCCGCAGCGTACGCAGAACCGGACATCACTAGAAGTCGACGCAGGTCATTCCCTGGCCTTTGGGGGCGAAGATCTCGCCAATCTGAAGCGCGGGAATGGCTCGCATGGCCCATATAGCTGTTCCGTTTCCTGCTCTGCATCCCGCCAAGGCAACTAAGGAGGAAGGGAAAGCAAAAAGAATCGACGTGACAAGGGGAACGATCAACAGCCACCGAAGTTGTCTGTGTAATACTGCCATAACAATCGGAAAGATATAGCTTGCGGCCATTGTGAGGATAATGTAAATCAGGAGTGTCGCACTGTTCTCTCCGATGAGTTGGCCTATGAGAGCCAACAGCGCCAGGATTCCCAAGAAAATGGCGAACCCGGGAGCAGACACCATCCAGGCTATGAAAAGCGCGAGAATGCCAACTTCGAGTTTACTCAAAACGTAGACCACCTTGTTTGCGAGGAACAACTGCCCGTAGTGTTAGGGCATGCCTTACTATACCAGATATTTGGTATCATTAACGTATGAAGCAATTACTGACATTGAGAGACGAAGACGTATTTACTGACGCTAAAAACCTTACACCCGACGGATGGTTTACGCGTAATGCAGCAAGGGCAGTACTCTTTTCGGATACAGGAGAAGTATATCTGCTCAAAATGTCGGCCCGTCATTACCATAAGTTGCCTGGCGGAGGAGTGAACGAAGGCGAGCCACGAGAAGATGCGCTGTATAGGGAATTGCTTGAGGAGGTTGGCTGTCCCGCCACGATAGAAAGTGAACTTGGTGAGATAGTTGAGTATCGTAACGGTATGCAAATGGAGCAGCACTCGTATTGTTACATCGCAAGGCAAAGCGCACCTTTAGGTGAAACTGCTTTGGAAGAAGGTGAGCTTGAAGAGGGCGCCGAGACTGTAGTAGCCAAGAACATTGATGAAGCAATCGCACTTCTTGAAAATGATGAACCGACAAACTACGGAGGACATTTTATTAGGCAGCGTGATCTCTGTTTTTTGCGTGAAGCAAAAGCACGGGTAAATGGCTGATACACTTGGTAATTAATAATTTAGAAAACCTGTATACTTAAGAGCATGAAGAAAGAGCTTTTATATGGTGTGGGCGGACTTATTATCGGGAGTGTTATCGCCGTAGCAGTAACTTGGGCAATAACGAATAACCAAAGCACGAGCTCGCAGATGCATAATATGGACGCGACAAACGGAAAAACAGGTGATGATTTTGATAAGGCATACCTTGATACTATGATTTCGCATCTGGAGATGTCGGTCGATATAGCAAAGCAAGCAGGCACTTCCGCCAAGCACGACCAAATCAAAATTGCCGCTGCCCAGCTTATTGAAACACAGTCACGTCAGATCGACGCAATGAAAGCATGGCAGATGGATTGGGGTTATATTATTAATGGAATGAACCATAGGCAAATGCATCACTAGGATTTTGTAGAGTGAGCTTTTATTTTCTTGTATCGCCATATCAGCCACATGGCGATTAGAAGAACAAGAATGACGGTGGTAATCTGCGTGGTCGTGTCTAAGTGGCCGAGAAGTTCTGCCGTTTGTACGCCGGAATATCCAAGACCGAGGAAAAATATCGCTGCCACGGCTGAGCCAAGGGCGGATGAGGTAAAAAATATGGAAAGTGGGAGTCTGATAAACCCACTTCCTAACGATAAAAGCGTGCCGGGAAAAACAGGCAGCGCGTGCATCGTAAAAAGAATCCACCAGCTTTTTGCCGGTTTTTCCTTGCCTAATTTTATACCGTAGGATTCAATTTGTCTGTGAGTATAGCCAAAAAACTTGCGGCCATTTGCAAATAAGACATTCTCTAATTTATCGGCAAGCAGATAAAGAATATATCCACTGAGAGCCCGTGCAACCCCTGATATAAGGGCGAGTACTCCCAAGTACCACCACGGTAAGGATTGGACATGAGCGGCAATACCGGCAGGGAGAAGGACGAGGAGGGCGGGTATGGGTGAAATGATCTCATCGATGCATGTGCCGATAAAAACAAACAATTCCAGCGGAACGGTCTTCATGAGCTGCTCTAAGAAATGGGCGATATCATTCATATGCGTTTACTTTCTGCTCAGCTGCTTCGAATTGTACCACCCAACCTGTTTGACGGATACTTTTATAGACACCATTTTGCAAGAAATCACCATTTGCTGTAAATGTTTCGGGGAAACCGCGTGTTTCGGCCATTTTTTGACGATATTTTTGCACGGCTTGCGTGGCATCAGTAAGGTAGCTGAGATTATGAGTTTGTTCGTAGGTATCGGCGAGCAGCGTAATGTATTGCGCGCCCCAATAGCTCCATATGGCATCCCCTCCATAATTTGGAACGAATGTTTTTACTACCCAGGGGACATCCTTTGCACTTAGCTTAGCCTGGTATTTTATAGGGAATGGGTCGGCAATATGTTGGTCACGAATAAAGTGAATGCTTTTTTCAATATAAGGGAGGTGGGCCGGATTGGCGGCGCTA from Candidatus Saccharimonadales bacterium includes:
- a CDS encoding DUF305 domain-containing protein — protein: MKKELLYGVGGLIIGSVIAVAVTWAITNNQSTSSQMHNMDATNGKTGDDFDKAYLDTMISHLEMSVDIAKQAGTSAKHDQIKIAAAQLIETQSRQIDAMKAWQMDWGYIINGMNHRQMHH
- a CDS encoding NUDIX domain-containing protein, which codes for MKQLLTLRDEDVFTDAKNLTPDGWFTRNAARAVLFSDTGEVYLLKMSARHYHKLPGGGVNEGEPREDALYRELLEEVGCPATIESELGEIVEYRNGMQMEQHSYCYIARQSAPLGETALEEGELEEGAETVVAKNIDEAIALLENDEPTNYGGHFIRQRDLCFLREAKARVNG
- a CDS encoding VTT domain-containing protein codes for the protein MNDIAHFLEQLMKTVPLELFVFIGTCIDEIISPIPALLVLLPAGIAAHVQSLPWWYLGVLALISGVARALSGYILYLLADKLENVLFANGRKFFGYTHRQIESYGIKLGKEKPAKSWWILFTMHALPVFPGTLLSLGSGFIRLPLSIFFTSSALGSAVAAIFFLGLGYSGVQTAELLGHLDTTTQITTVILVLLIAMWLIWRYKKIKAHSTKS
- a CDS encoding NUDIX hydrolase encodes the protein MNSSTLFQYCQKLIVLSNDKSKVLLARRKGEMDYDGVYSFIGGKMEVTDETILAGMKREKDEEIGKNAKIAVLPNETYNLLFRKKDGNSMILPHIAGMFISGDITLNDEYSDFEWVKIDELETFGPKIENIPELTKWAHDKLQKSDESQLVQI